The following is a genomic window from Hippoglossus stenolepis isolate QCI-W04-F060 chromosome 14, HSTE1.2, whole genome shotgun sequence.
AGACATGGCAATAAGACATTTCAAAGTGATTAAACAAGGACATTGAACAACATTCATTTGTGACCATTATGTTAAAAGAAGGGCATAAACTTGTAAAACTACCCAGTGTTTGTGGTGTCTCCCAGTGGTTCTGTAGGCCAGATGCTCACTTATATGGTATAGGCACAGAACTGATGTCTGCCACCATTTGACATAAAAAGCAGTACAGTTTCACCAAAAACATGTCACACGTAAACATAACACGCACAAAGGTTGTTAGATTATTGGAGAACAGTTTATTGTAGAGTTCAGTGACACATTGGAACACCGTCATCCTCACGTTACCTCAAGTTCAACAAAATCTCAtgacaaaaggaaaaagtgaCAGAAGAATTTGGTACAGCAGGTAAGTGACATCTTACTGACATTTCACTGTTCACCACATCACTTGCATGGCACCAACCACTCACACAGTGCTCCTCTTAACATTTACCACAATTCACATCCACCACAGCCACAGGGGGATGACTGGCTTAAACTGACCAGCTTAGTGtgagcaaaaacaaatccatccattttcttAAGCATTGGAAGATAAACACAGATAGTTGTTGTTGAGAGACTTTGTAAATGAAGATGTTCTCTTCTTGATTATATTGCTCATATGAACCATTACTCAGCTGGCGATACCCTGCACAGAATCATTCATATGTACAGTGTGAAACTCTGTTGAGATATTCATTCATCATGGAATGGAATGGAAGATCACACTACCACTGCAACCTGACAGAATTTGCAGGTGCAAGACTCATTAAAATAGCATCATGTAAATGGTGCTTGTAAAAGTACAACTTTCGGCTATGTAACAAATTAACTCTTCACTGTTATGGACGAATTAAAAAGCTTGTATCACTAAAACACTATCAAAATAAGTCATTAGTAATATATGTTTATTAGGCTGACATGTAGCAGCACCAGTCAGTGGTAACATTACAGTACTGCATGTACCGCAGTACAATACCTTGATGTATTGGCACAGATGGACACGCAGGAACATTTGACTTCAATAAAGCGACTGTTCCCCTGCCATACGATGCATAGTGCACAgatcaatgtttgttttcatataaCATCAGTGTGAAGTGTTGTGATTTCTCATTTACTATACATGTATCAACTACTTGAGTGTGACACAGCAGCCTAGTTGTCACGACAGTATGTGTGATTTTAGGTGAACAGTTTCTAATTAGACTACAAGGTTTATTGTTTAAAGTCTGTTGTGAATATAAGTGGCCCCTGTGTGATATGTGTCCACGTCCTTTTGCAATTGACAAGCAGATTTGGAAATTTTTATGAGCAGGACACTATGTATTAAATAACTGCTGGTCCTTTGTAAGAACGTATAAAATCAAACATTGTATTTGATCAACACTCCCTAACCCTTTTCATGATATGTGATATGGCGAAGGAATTaattatattgaattatttggAGAAGATGTTCTAAAATGTCATCTGCATGTTTTAACAGAATGTGGAAAACACTACTATCTGAATCTTTTATTACTTTATAAAGTTACTATTAAGGGAGGAACGGTACGATCTCTTTAGAATGTTACTTTTACGTGCTGAATTGCTAACTGAACGGGTGGAATTGAAATCCTCCAAACACACAAGTTCAAGAGGAAAATTGTTAACTAGCTAGCTTAAACATTAGGGTGCAGAAAACACGTAAAGGAACAgttacagagaggaggaaatatACTTGTTTGTCCTCTTTCAGTTTCATCTCTGTGCGTCCAGTTCAGACGTAGCCCAGGGACATGTTTAGTCTCGCTTAGCatacagacaggaagtggaagggGAAACAATGAGCTCCAACGTTAAATTGAAACTAAACATCATCTAGTTGGGGCCATAACTTAACTATTGGGTGTCCCGAACCATGAGTTTTCCAGgtttgtgcaaaaacaaaaaaccatgCTTAAAGATGTAATCGGTAATTAGCTTGCTGGTCAACAACAAGACAAGTTACAGCATAGttaagtataatatatataggCCTATATATAGAGCACAGTTTGGCATGAACACCCTCTATGTCTGCACAAAGATTGAAACCTCATATCAGCCTGTTTAACGAGGAAGACGACAAACAAGCGTATTTCTCTGCATCTGTATAAGAATGACAAACACAGGAGCCAGTTCAAGGGGATGTCAAAGAGTTGGTTTGAATGGCTTAAAAACGTGTCTTCAAAAAGCCGTGAGCACAGCCTGAGCTGTCACAGCTTCTTCCTGGAGTCACTGCGCCACTACCTCCCTCAACGAGGCCAGGGCGGAGTGGATGCGGACATGAAGCCTGTTCTCAAAGTCGTAGCTCGTAAAATCCTCCTAAGAACGTGacagagatttattttgaacatttaatgtactgtatgtggaaaaacacaaagtaaatttCAATGGAGATGATTACTATGTGAAGATTTTACCTTTGCTTGAAGTAGCAATGATCTTCCCTTTCCCACTGTCTGGattgcaaagtaaaaaaaaaaagagtgggTTATAACTGAGCATCATTAGAATTCAATAATGAATCGACCTAGCAATTTACAAACCCCCCGTTTATCTCATCAGCtccacacttggcatgtgtactGTTAATGGCGCAGGGAAGTGCAGTGGGATTTGGACACAATAAAAATTGAATAACAGGAAACCAGCGCTCTGTGGTGGGGTcgggggcagtgtgccttcagtctgtggaacGAGTTGAAGATGTCTTCTTCTACATGCTCGGAAAAACTACAGCAATGGTCGACAGCTGAGTCAAACCACTGGTCAAATTAGCTATTTAGATCATTTcgatctctttttttttcatttcaccgaatcggactgacacaaacattctcaggtgctgatctccgtcatataataataataataactttatttgtatagcacttatctaaacaaggttacaaagtgcttcaggAACATCACTTTTGAACACTGTCggactggttgttataatgaaaattatAATCTTTAGCTGTACCTTGGCGTCATCAGGcgtttcagccttttaatcgcAATAACGTTAAAAGCCAAAcctgagggtacgctgaggctgaaggtaaatctgactggctactggcttgtatggcagtgcTATGAAAGtcatgtggcccgctcagtagatcagacgccattacctctatgccttttttaaaactaaactaaataccTACTCTCATAGGCAGCAGAGTCAGAAGCTGTCATATTTGAGAACTACATAAATTGTGGTTGCAATAAAAGTGAGATAAAAGGAATAAAGGCGTTAAAATAATACAGTAGTGTCTGAATTAGATATCGGATGTTAGAAACGCTTTCCTATAGAAATATattttgagcagtgatttaaataTAGGTAATGAGTGGGTGAGTCTAATCTCATCAGGCAGGAAGTTCCAGAGCATCTGGGCCCTGATGGAGAAAGCCCGGTCACCCTGAATAACCTTCCTTGACATAGGGACAGCTAATAATGACAGGCTGGCCGATCTCAGGTTacgaatgaaaaacattgactatgaaatcttcactgcagataaaccaggtaggatgaacacaacgttttctaacttcactcgAACGAGCACTGGGCTGATTACAGAAATACCAACACTATGTGCAACTGACTGACCTCAGGTTGTGCAAGGAGTATACATCCCAGTTCATAGACAGCATATGGTTGAACATATGAGTTGATCTGCCGTCCATAGTCGTCTCTAGCAGCCAACTGGAGTGACTGGATCCCACAGAGAATGGATAAAAAAAGCATGATGAGTAACATCACCAGTTTAGATCATCTGTACTGATTCACTACTCGTGTGGGCTGATACCTGAACAGCGTCTCTCATATTCCCATGACATTTGTGAATGGCACCGAGAAGGAGATGTTTCAAGCCTCTGCACGAAGCATCATCTACACTCTGTAACACTGAGCAGACGCAAGAGGATCTTatcacacacagaaatgaaatcaaagtCGTCGAAATCTGACTGCAGCTAACGTGGTTATGCTGGTGTGAGTCATGCAGGTCACACTCACCCTGATTCATTATCTGCAATTTAGATGAGGAGCAGTTTTGAAGTGCTTTCCACAGATATAGCACTTCGATTACACCGAGGATGCACAGCTCTCTGGTGGGAGATGTCTTTCTCAATCTCTCAGCCTGCAGAAATCCGACAGAGAAGGACAATTTGATTTTGGCTTgtgaaagagggggaaaaaaaggtaaCATTTGCATGGAGACCCACCCTTTTGACAGCAAACTGCTCTATctggttgtttttcctcttaaaGAGCTTCTGCACATCTTTGAAAACTCCACTCGCTCCATCCAGGTCGCCAGAAGCACCCTGACACACTGCAAAATGACAAAAGGGACTTTGTAGGACACAGATTGGAAGCATTCCAACAGTGCAGGCatccgtttgtgtgtgtgaggctcaCCGCCGGTTAAGTAAGCGTAGTAGCACTGTGACCAGCGCGACTCGTTCTTCAGCCTCTCAAACGACCTGTACGCATCTTCAAAATTCATCTCTATCATGCTACACCATCCTGACACAATGACAAgcacacagaacaaaacaaatcatttgcTGCCCTGTACACCTCGTACCCGTATATCACAGCTAACCTGGTGAGGAAACACGTACCAATCTCATAGAGACACACATGCTGGATCTCTCTTTGGTCTGATGCAAGCTCTAAAGCATCATGGAAACAGGCCAAAGCGCTGTTGATTTGGCACTGGGGACACGGGAGAGAACACAGACACCAACAGGTGACAGTTAGACACGCATCTAGATAAGTAGCTGGTTGATCAAATGTTGATGAGTGATGAACCATCTGTCATGCATATTAATTATATATGTTTGAACAGGAGTTGCTTAACTGATTGATGCTGattctttttagattttttctttAGAATTATTTGTCTAACatgccatatatatatataataaataaatacaaataaaaaaaataaaaaaataaaaaatattatatatatatatatatatatatataataaataaataaaaataaatattatatatatatttatacttgccAACTTATGTCTTTACTCAGCATCACAGACTAGACTATCAAAGCCTGAACTCTGTCAAAGGCTACAGTCATCATTCATCATTAGGCTAATTATAATATTATCCGCCCTGAGTCTAAGGTTCATACCTCTAGCCTCTGAACCCGTCCCTTAAAGAACATGAAGAGCGATGAGTTGGGGTAAACCACCGACTTTCTCTGCAGAATAGCCTTGGCCTCCATTAGCCCTGCATGTGTGTCAGAGCCATCCAGAGCGAAGAAAGGAAGCACTACCGTGTGGTACCACAGGAGGGCCAACCtgagcaacacaacagcagagtCTTCTTAGACTAAACTTGAATCTCAACATTATTGTGTGTTAACCTGAACATGTAGGTAAAGTAAACATGCTCATGATACGACAGATGAAAAGGGCACTGACATGTTGGTTCACATACAACTGATGCACAGGTAAACAAACCATTATAACTGaggtttcatttaaaagctCATACTTCAATAGCAGATTGAGTTTTCCCAGTGGTCATGGAATTTACCTTTCTTAAAAGCACTTTGTTGATTCTTTCCCACATTGCAAAGCTCCTGCACTGCTACTGAATGAACTACTACTGAAACTTGCAGTGAGATAATTTGGTCGACTTTCACTTTCAACATCAAGAAAGAACGAcaatctgctgatgaagatgaactcaTATGATTGAATACTCTAGGACAGCAACCGTGTGGGTTTTCTGTCTGCTGAATTACTATAGTttcaaattgaatttgaatttagGACCATAAGAAATATATGCTAAATATGCGACATATGTAGTCTTCATACACAATAAAGGAGAGTGTTATTTAAGATAATGCAGAACGTTAAGATAATGCTCTGCACAAGGCCCTAAGTATCATGGATAGCAATGGGAGAGTGTAAGGGATttgatttcatatttctttattctatttttttttttcaggttcagtgtgtaagatttaagtgAGAGGGACTATTGgtagaaatttaatataaaataatcctagtgatgttttcactagtgtgtttcatctaaattgtacaaattgttgttttctttaccctagaattggccctttatatttacaccaggagcggctcctctctaccgaggccgccatgttttttacagtagcccagactggacaaactaaacaccttttgagtttttatgacaactgaaggctagcacaggttctctttcatgtttggaaggggtgggtgaggtgaggggtaatTAGCTCATcaaactatttatattttttaggGTCACAAACGAAAGACCACTGACCGTCATGAAACCTACAAAGGACAAaagataaatattattttaaagctgcatcaaAAGATTTTTGCTACTTGGTGGCAGCGCCAAAAGTTGTAAAGAACATATTATCACCTTATACTCGAAGATTATGTCATGGTGTTCCCTACTTACACATCCATTAATTAATGTaactacaatatactgtatacacccgattgtttctctgttttggTGTCCAGCTCCTGATAAGAAATATCTGTCTCTTCTGCTGTGAAACGCTTCACTACAGCTGGTTGCTATCTTTGTCTTCTTTCAGTGATGGACAGATACTTAGTGGGTTAACCAAACCTGTCAAGTTGCAGGCCCAAAAACCAAAACTATTTGCTGAAAGACATTAAAATGCTGCAGAGTCATGAGATGGCCATCTATGTGACACCTTAAAAAAATTGAAGACATTTGATGCAATTATTTATAAGAGCAGctttaaactgttaaatcaacaatagttttagattttttacttttctgtcaGCTGAAATACTCCAGTTTCAAATAGCATTTGAATTTAGGACAAGAAGAAATATATGCAAAATATGAGACATATGTTATCATCATATGCAATAAAGGAGAGCATTAAAAATGGCAATGCTATGAAATGATATTGGTTGAGCCCACTCACGTAGCCAGCGGCGCCTTCATGTCCTTGCTCTCGCTTGCATACATTAGGGAGGACAGGCCCTGGAGTCTGTCCCCGGGAAAACCCAGCAGGTTGATAATCTTGAGCAGGTGTGGCGGCACCATTGAGATGCACAAATGGAAAAGGCCGTAGCCGAAGCTGACGGAGCCCTTGAGTCGGTCCAGGGCCTCGGGCGTCACGCCGTTCTCCAACGGGGCGTTGTGGTTGGCGTTGTCTGCTGACAGGGAGTCCTGGGTGACAGAGGACCTGCGCTGACAGGTCTCCTGCAGCTGGCTGATGTCACTGTGGCACTTGTTGTACATTTTCCAAGCCTTACGAAGAATCCAGCCTCCCTTGATGTAGGCTGTTAATGGAAATAAGCAACTAGATACATTCAAGAAAAATCCATAATTTACAATAATTCATTAAGCAACAAATGATTATTAGCAATACTTATATTTGCATGATGCATCTGAACAATAGATCAAActcaaaatattcaaataacaATTAGACACAACTAAAAACATGagtgattaataattaaaataatgaattctgTCACTTCAATTGATTAATTAACTAGGCAATAGTTTCAGCACTTCATTGATTAAATAAAGgggacattttccagttttaCAACTCCAGATAACTTAAATCATAACAGGGAGTTTGACTCAGCCTGGGAAAGCTGTTATATTTTGTCTTTGGTGGCGTTTGAGAAAGCTTCCTTATATCTGACAAAAACCCTGGTGATGTGACAGTGGAGGGTGTAGCGAAACCTGCTATtggttgcattatgggaattgtAGGATCTTGCATTTTTAAAGCGAAGGACATCAAATATAAGAATAAAGtgtttaaagtaaatatttcGGGCCTCTGTTTCTTCCATTTGGACCATTTCTCTTTTTTGAATATGTCTCCTGTAAATCAAACACCTTTATGATAATGCAATTCTCAATCACTTGAGTGTCCCTTTCATATTTGAAGTATCTGCAAATACCAattctaaagtaaaaataagaatTCATAACAGAGGTATAGTAATTTCACGAGATTAAAGTTATTCCTTATTTACATTTGTAGAGATCCTCCCAATTATCTAATCTGCTCTTCACTTTCTATATTAGTTGTCATAGTGTTCATCAGGTGTGAGTACATGCATACAGAATCACCATGGTGACACAGTGCTCCAAATACTGATTACCATGAGAGACACATTTTGCCGGTTCTTTTGAATTACCAGAAAGTTCCTGTTTGACAAAGGAGAGCACTGCGAGGTACACCTGACAGTCAGCAACGATGATCTGTCTCTGAAGGCGGTCCACCACAACAACACCTGACCTTTGAGAGTCcatctgtaacacacacacacacacacacacacacacacacacacacacacacacacacacacacacacacacacacacacacacacacacacacacacacactcattaatctGTATGCACCCTGCAACTTGTTTCCCCACTGGCTGCTCGCCAGAGGAACAGGAAGTTCCTCCCGAGAGCTGCTAGACAGCCCCCACACTGCTCATTCAGTTTGTTGATTACATTTCACAGAAGTACTAATTCAATCTGTGAGTAGGTTTGGCATGATCTCACTGCTGCCTGCATCATTAGACCTGATGCCCACCACGTAAACATTGTTATCAGTACTGTAGCCTGCTCTGGCTGTGATATTAGCAGATGTCTGCAGTAATTGAAACTAGTTTGTTCACAGAaacttaagccgttttcagacatgaacttctGAGAATACAATTGTGCTTGGACTTGGTCCGGAGTTTACCTTTAACCTATGAAGAACGCAGTAGGAGACTCTCTGCTCAGAcgtattcacaacaacacagaaatctccagtgttcaggtgagggggggagcagcaggcagaggcaggatgtaacgtattgattctgctgcagagatcacgtgtttttgtttgccGCACATCAATACTGGCATTGACCCTTATcccaaaaactctcttgacatctttgtcggtgtcttctacgtgtgtagatatttgttttattttttaaattttacacGTGTTACTGAcacgtgttagaaacgttaTGAAAACCCACTCGCTTGTGGTGAACCCGACAGAGGATCTCCTGATGTGCATCGGCTCATTCGGACATACTCAGCAGTTTTTAACCGGGGGACTAAAGTCTGGAGGCTcccacttggacatttgcgaACTCACATACAGCCACTTTCGGCTTACATAACTATTATtgggagttcagtgcatgtctgaaagcagctttagtgaaaTTGTATTCTGTGTCGTTCATGCACAGTTTTGCACTCACGCTCTTCTTTATCTTGTTTCTGATTGTCTCTATCACTCCGGCGCTGTCGCTCTCACACAGTTTCTCAGTAGTCCTCAGGTCATCACAGGCCGTctgcatcttctcctcctcaaaTGTCATCATGGCATTCTGCAGTGAAATGCAGCATGAAATCCTTACACACGGTCTTATATGGTGGATAAAAACATTGTAATGTCTTATTAGTCTGATATTGGATTGTCTCGTTTCACAGTGTAAATCTACGCTTTAGCTGGATTACAATCCTGTAATAAGAGTGAAGGAGTGTTATGCAAGAGTCTTAACAAGCAGGCGAGGACAAAGGGCTCTTTCTGTGAAACAATGAATGGAGAAACACGGTGACATCTATACAGCTGAGTGTTTGGGATCAGAATCCCAAaatctttgatgtgataaaaaaatcacacatgaaggaaggaggaaatactttataatatattgtatatttttgtcaATATTAGAGACAGGCCCTATGGTTTCACCCACGTACAATATTAGCTGTTCTACATTTAATTATGACTGTCCACATATGAAGGCTTGCCATGATGGTCAGAAGTCCCCACCCCCACTGCCTTCAGGGCTATTTAGCATGTGGATGACATCATCTTTGCCTTCATATGGTTTGTGTCGACACGAGGGCCAgcgacagctgtgtgtgtgtgtgtgtgtgtgtgtgtgtgtgtgtgtgtgtgtgtgtgtgtgtgtgtgtgtgtgtgtttgaaaactcTCCCTCGCTCATCAGTGATGGGCGCAGCATTATAGTAATGTGCTTCCCTGCAAGAGCAGTACTGATCTTGAGAGGAAGATGCATCCATTATGTTAATGGATGGAAAAAGCACAGGAGAGGATGCCAGTGGTGACAATGATGCAGTCAGTTTGACACGTTGGCTCATTTCAGGACTTGATACCACCGAACGTGGTTTTCCTGGAGGGTAAAAACTTAACCGTGACCATATGGGCTCTCCTGCTGAATCAATTATATTAATAGCTGTTTTACCATTTCTTAACACTCATTGGAGGTTTTATCtatttgatcatttcatcaCCAGCTGAGAGGAAACTCACCAGGAAACTGACAAAACTGGCCCCGAAGCTCATCAGTGGGCTCTGGCTCctagagagagaagaaacaacCACAAAACGAAGCAGACACAAAGAATTGTTGAAAATTATAATCACAATAACATCTCACTCGTGGCCGTGCAATACAGAAGCCTTAGCAACGCTCTGTCTCAGGAGTATGAATTGtagctttaaaatgtgtttgagacTTTAGTTATCATTTTAGTACACGTATTCATAATCATGTACAGATACAGA
Proteins encoded in this region:
- the LOC118120599 gene encoding tetratricopeptide repeat protein 39C, producing MAGPEQQQQQQQVEEKAEYIDDAEMALQGINMLLNNGFKESDELFRRYRSQSPLMSFGASFVSFLNAMMTFEEEKMQTACDDLRTTEKLCESDSAGVIETIRNKIKKSMDSQRSGVVVVDRLQRQIIVADCQVYLAVLSFVKQELSAYIKGGWILRKAWKMYNKCHSDISQLQETCQRRSSVTQDSLSADNANHNAPLENGVTPEALDRLKGSVSFGYGLFHLCISMVPPHLLKIINLLGFPGDRLQGLSSLMYASESKDMKAPLATLALLWYHTVVLPFFALDGSDTHAGLMEAKAILQRKSVVYPNSSLFMFFKGRVQRLECQINSALACFHDALELASDQREIQHVCLYEIGWCSMIEMNFEDAYRSFERLKNESRWSQCYYAYLTGVCQGASGDLDGASGVFKDVQKLFKRKNNQIEQFAVKRAERLRKTSPTRELCILGVIEVLYLWKALQNCSSSKLQIMNQVLQSVDDASCRGLKHLLLGAIHKCHGNMRDAVQSLQLAARDDYGRQINSYVQPYAVYELGCILLAQPETVGKGRSLLLQAKEDFTSYDFENRLHVRIHSALASLREVVAQ